In the genome of Cercospora beticola chromosome 2, complete sequence, one region contains:
- a CDS encoding uncharacterized protein (SMCOG1271:2-isopropylmalate synthase~antiSMASH:Cluster_10) → MSLAGPSFQDPARSRATPVPPPGQYSQDCRVQDRCAPTADTTFRPVHKPRFLLSIRWHDQMASVRIVELGPRDGLQNVKPSIPSSTKLALIERLHDAGLQRIEVTSVVSPRAVPQLADCETILANANVQKLLSNPHLRTPILIPNLKGLDVALRHSVKEVAVFVSASEGFSRANIRCSVQEGLDRARAVTEKARTNGLEVRGYISCVFACPFDGPTPHTAVLNCVHQLLDMGCYEISLGDTIGVGVPTETKALTHSLIDAGIPIEKLAGHFHDTYGQAIANMWAAYHCGMRVFDSSVGGLGGCPYAPGAKGNLATEDLVYTLERAGISTGVDLSKLVDTGVWITEQLGIPNSSRAGAALYSKAQTAEQRAGATVITAKPPLPWTLQPDSGDLELYRQGPNLKLVLKRPRNGNALNASMISRLTQVFEDAAADRSITRIVITANGKYFCTGMDLSRDNSPVAQEGTSASDAQYDRLMRLFEAIDNAPQVTIACIQGPAFGGGVGLALVCDIRLMAANASLRLSEVRLGLAPATISKYVVRELGISFSREMMLSARPVSAQELLQLGVIAEIIPANEQPSSAIDKYLGQLQACAPRASTLSKELVRLGWKHAGDEVHVRGVKNIFTEMMGHKSESAHGLAQFQKGMKDVDWDAYTLSKAKAKAKPRL, encoded by the exons ATGAGCTTGGCCGGTCCGTCCTTCCAAGACCCGGCTCGAAGCCGTGCAACACCCGTCCCACCACCCGGCCAGTATTCACAGGACTGCCGGGTGCAGGATCGATGTGCGCCAACCGCAGACACGACGTTCCGTCCTGTGCACAAGCCTCGCTTCCTGCTATCGATTCGATGGCATGATCAGATGGCAAGTGTACGCATCGTTGAACTCGGCCCTCGAGATGGCCTGCAAAACGTCAAGCCTTCCATACCGTCAAGCACCAAGTTGGCCCTTATTGAAAGGCTCCACGATGCAGGTCTGCAGCGAATCGAAGTCACTTCAGTGGTGAGCCCTCGAGCAGTTCCCCAACTCGCCGATTGCGAGACCATACTGGCCAATGCAAACGTTCAGAAGCTCCTGTCGAATCCGCACCTTCGCACGCCCATTCTGATCCCTAATCTCAAGGGGTTGGATGTGGCGCTGCGTCACAGTGTCAAAGAGGTTGCTGTCTTTGTCAGCGCCTCAGAAGGCTTCAGTAGAGCCAATATCAGATGCAGCGTGCAAGAAGGGTTGGATCGCGCTCGAGCTGTTACAGAGAAGGCTCGCACCAATGGACTCGAAGTTCGTGG ATACATCTCATGCGTATTCGCCTGCCCATTCGATGGCCCAACGCCTCACACTGCAGTACTGAACTGTGTGCACCAGCTGCTCGACATGGGCTGCTACGAGATCAGCTTGGGCGACACGATCGGCGTCGGAGTGCCAACGGAAACGAAAGCCCTGACACACTCTCTGATCGATGCTGGCATCCccatcgagaagctggcaGGTCACTTTCACGATACATATGGGCAAGCCATAGCGAACATGTGGGCTGCCTACCACTGTGGAATGCGCGTCTTCGACAGCAGCGTTGGCGGGCTGGGAGGTTGCCCATATGCTCCCGGCGCCAAAGGCAATCTAGCAACGGAGGATCTCGTGTACACTCTGGAGCGGGCAGGCATCTCGACCGGTGTCGACCTTTCAAAGCTGGTTGACACTGGCGTGTGGATCACCGAGCAACTCGGCATACCGAATTCCAGTCGAGCGGGAGCGGCCCTTTATAGCAAAGCGCAGACTGCTGAGCAACGTGCTGGCGCAACAGTAATAACTGCTAAACCCCCTCTGCCCTGGACACTACAGCCTGATTCTGGAGATCTCGAGCTGTACAGGCAAGGTCCGAACTTGAAGTTGGTTCTGAAAAGACCGCGTAATGGCAATGCTTTGAATGCGTCGATGATCTCACGTCTCACGCAAGTGTTCGAGGATGCGGCTGCCGACCGCTCCATCACTCGCATCGTCATCACGGCGAATGGTAAATACTTCTGCACTGGAATGGACCTGAGTCGTGACAACTCGCCAGTAGCACAAGAGGGCACTTCTGCCTCGGACGCACAGTATGATCGATTAATGCGTCTCTTCGAAGCTATCGACAACGCACCACAAGTCACGATTGCCTGCATCCAGGGCCCTGCGTTTGGCGGCGGTGTAGGACTTGCTTTGGTTTGCGATATCCGCTTGATGGCCGCGAATGCTAGTCTCAGACTCAGCGAAGTCCGACTCGGTCTGGCTCCTGCTACTATTTCCAAATATGTCGTCCGGGAGTTGGGAATCTCTTTCTCTCGCGAGATGATGCTTTCCGCACGTCCAGTCTCTGCGCAGGAGCTCTTACAACTTGGCGTGATCGCAGAAATCATACCAGCGAACGAGCAGCCTAGCTCGGCAATCGACAAGTACCTGGGTCAATTGCAAGCGTGTGCACCAAGAGCTTCGACTTTGAGCAAAGAGCTTGTGAGATTGGGTTGGAAGCATGCAGGAGACGAGGTGCATGTCAGAGGGGTGAAGAATATTTTCACTGAAATGATGGGCCACAAGAGTGAGTCGGCTCATGGGCTGGCACAGTTTCAGAAGGGCATGAAAGATGTCGACTGGGATGCGTATACGTtgtcgaaggcgaaggcgaaggcgaagccACGATTGTAG